The sequence TGCTCCTCTTTCTCTCCCCGTGTGGGAGAGAAAGAGAGGAGGGCTAGGCACACACCACAGCACAAGCAAAGACCACCCATTCATCGCATCGTATTTCATGCTGTACGGTATTAAACCATCACCATACCGGTACGTAGATCGCTTAAATGTACTATGACGCACGAATCGCCATACACCGCTATTTATGCAGTTGTCAAACAAATCCCAGCGGGTCGAGTCTGTACCTACGGTCGCATAGCTGCATTGGCCGGCTTTCCCGGTCAGGCTCGGATGGTAGGGTATGCCTTACACGCACTCCTTGGTCACCACGATGTCCCGTGGTGGCGGGTGATCAACCGTGTCGGTCGCATCAGTAATGTCTATGCTGCCGATGAGCAGCGTGCCCGCTTGCAAGCCGAAGGAGTTGTCGTTAACGATGAATATCTGGTTGATCTTAAGCGGTTTCTCTGGACAGGTGATGAATGATAAGAGTTGTACCTAACCGCTTGCAGACAGCGTTTCACGCTAACACCAGCCGACCTGATGCTAACCAGAAGTAATTGCTTTCTACCCTTTTAACTTGCACAACGTTCGACCGCTTCAGAACAACTAGTGTAGAAATTCGAGCAGCAGTCGATGGAATTGATCTGCCGCTTCAATCATCGGGAAGTGACCACAGTCAGGAATAATCTCGAGCCGGGCATGCGGCAGCATCCGTTTAGCTTCGTATGCACAACGTACCGGAAAGAGCCGATCTTCGGCCCCCCAAATAATCAGGGTCGGTTGCGTTATATCGGCAAGGCGTGACCAAAGCCCACTCCCCCGTAAATCATTGGCATCATAATGACGGCTGAGAGAAACCATAGTGCGTCGAATCTCAGGATTACCCAGTGTTGCCGTCCCTCGTGCGATCAGTTCTGGGGTAATATAGCGATCAGGGTTGGCGAATGCAGCCCGCAATTGCATCCGCACCACAAACGGCAACGCAGCGAGACTCACCAGCGCCTCACCGAGGAAAGGCAAGGCACCCCCTTTACGCATAAAGAGGGGGAGTTGCATAAATCCTTCGCAATCAGCGATCACCAGCCGTTCGACGCGCTGGGGATGAAGGATTGTTGTCGCCAGAGCGTGTTTCCCTCCCATCGAATGACCAACAACCATTGCCCGTTCAACCCCAAATGATTGTAGCAGGCCTGCATTGAGATCGGCATACCGCCGTAATGTATATGCTGCACCACCCGGTTTATCTGAATCACCGAACCCCAACGCATCAGGGGCAATGGCCTGAAAACCGGCTGCCGCCAGAGTTTGAATCGTCGGTATCCAGTCATCAGCACTGACTACAAAGCCGTGCAATAAAAGTACTGCCGGCCCCTGTCCGGCAGTTAGCACCCGCAGCCGGAAACCGGCAACTGAGACATATTGCTCACTCAGCGTAATCGCCGTTGTTGCTTGCATAGGCGTGATTCTCCTGTCAGTAGAAGGCGAGCAAACGACGCGAGATCGAAGTAGCTGTCACCTCATGCTGCCACTGTAGCAGAAGATCAAGCCACTGTCAGGACGAAATCCAACAACAATTGGTAAAAACATCTATGGTACAATGCAACCGCAGTACTGTACCGATACAATCGACTCTGACAGTTACAGGATGTGATGGTTTCTCGACAGTTCGCATTGGGCGCCATTATTATCTCGTTCATCGTCGGCGCTGTTGGTGTCTTTCTTTTCATCAGTCAGCGTCTTGATCGCTGCGCTGCACCTCCTTTTGTCGATCCTAATCTACTGCCCAACGCCAATTTTGCTTTAGCTGGAGATATTGCCGGTCTCCCTGCCGGTTGGGGCCGTGGCGCCGGTGGGGTTGAACTCCGTGGCCCCTCTGTTGACGGTCAGGGCTTTGATCTCGACGGCGATGGCCGGTCACTCCAACTAATCGGAATTGCCAATTATGCCTTGACTCCACCTATTGGGGTGCAACCTGGCGTTGTCTACTGCTTTACCGTTGCGACACTGACCGACTCACTCCTTCGTTCACCAACCCGTGCTCGGTTGGTCTTCGAGTGGTACGATGAGCAAGGAACTGTCAGTGAACGGGTCGTCACCCCCTGGCAACCGGTAGCATTGTGGACACCAGAACGACCGCCATCGGCCTGGACAACGGTTGGCGGGCACGCTCGTGCTCCTCAAACAGCACGCGCACTGCGGGTTCGGATCGAACCTGCTTCTGATGATCGGATTTATCTCGATATGCCGCGGCTCCAAAGCGGCGGTCAGACCCTGCCCCAGGCGCAGGTACCTGATCCGCCACCACCTCTTACTATTGCACCATGGCCAGCAGGGTATCGGGCAGCCGTTGCCTTCACCTTTGATTGGGAAACGGCAATGGGTGGATTAATCCATTCGCGTTCCGTCGATGATCCACGAGCCGATGAAGACCCGATCAAGCGTGGGATGCGGATGCGGACCGGCGTTGAGACGAGTATGGCCATCTTTGCCCGGTATAACGTGCGTGCCACATACTACGCTACTGGTTACAACTTCCTGATGGGCAACCGCGAGCAACGTCGGTTTATGAACGACCCGATCTTTAGCTGGGCCTCGGCCGCAAATGGCTGGCGGAGTGACCGCTGGACGACTCGCCCCTGGTTTAGCGATGACCCATACGGAACGATTGCAACCGATCCGGCGTGGTACTTCGGCGATCAGATTGAACCTCTGTTGGCAGCCGGTCATGAAATCCAGAGTCACACCTTCAGCCATCTATACGGTGGCTACGCAGATGCTGCCACGTGGCGAGCAGATATTGAAGCCTGGAATACCGTTGCTGCTGAACGCGGGGTCCGACCTGCTCAATCGTTAGCTTTCCCCTGGAGCAGTAGTGCTGGTATGAGTGACGCCAACTGGGATGTTATCGAGCAAGCCGGGATTCGTTCGGTAACCCGCTTGAGCGATTACGGACCCTATAATCTCTTTCCGACCGATCAACAAGGCCTGATCCGCGATCCCCATTGTCGCTGGCTGCCCGGTCGTGAAGGTCGGATCATCGCTTGCCCGGATTTTTATCTCACGCCGGCCCGTGCCGAATTAGCCATTGCACAGATTGAACGCACCGTGACTGCTGGTGGTATGATTGATATTTGGGCACACACCGAAGAAGTTACCGGTGTTGCTCAACAAGCAGCCTGGGAAAATGTTGTATCATACGTCGTTGGGCGCGGTGACATCTGGATAGCACCGCTAAGTGAAATTGCTGGCTGGCAGATTGCCCGTATGACACTAGATATTACCGAACTGCCCGGACCAACTGCCAGCCCTGAGCGTGGGGAACGGGTTGCTCGACGTTATCAGCTACAGAATCTCTCATCGTACCCGTTAATCGGTTTGATGATCGATGTGCCGTTGGGTACGGCAGATGTAGCCATCAATCACGAGATTGTCCCCCGCGAACAGTGGCAAGTCAGGGGCTGGCTGCGGATCGATCTGGCTGCCGGCCAATCGATAGAGGTAACATTGTGGCCAACACGATCAAGCAGTCGTTAAACCAGACAACGATCTGGCATGCCATCGGTAACATCCTGACAGCGCAACGTGGAGCGTTACGACTATACCAGTGGTTATGGCTGGTATTATGTATCGTGGGCACGGTCAGTGTTGCTCTTCCCTCAATTCTTACCCGCCCGATTGTCTACTATGCCCACGCGGAAGTACGTTTTGACTTGACACGCTATGGGCCAATCTACCAACCGGTGGCGCCAAACCTTACCGGTATGGATATTGCCATGACTGACGCCAAAGAAGCGTTACGCCTCGCAACCCTGGCAAAGGCCGATGTTCGCTTTGGTCTGCCCAATTTTCGGGTTGAATACCTGTTGCAAGCACCGGGACAGGTAATCGTGCGTGGCATTGCCGATAATGCTGCCGAAGCGCAACGTCTGGCCGACGATGGCGCTGCCGAACTGGTACGGCAAATTCGGGCTGCCGGTGGACGTGAGATTTTGCGCAATATGCTCGGATGGCAGCTCTGGCAGGCATTAAACGGTGAAACACCAGCCACCGATGATCGCTTCGCCTGGTTGTTACGTGATATTCTGCGGCTGGAGGCATTGCCGCTATCACGGCCAATTGAACCATTCAGTACCACACGTAGTCTAACCGATCTCTCTTCGGAAGAGATTAGCGACGTTACCCGTGCTCTCGAATCACGCTACGATCTCTGGCGGTTTGCAATTAACACCCGTAATGCAACCCTGGATGCGCTCTGTGCTAGTGCTGGCTTGAACGATACCGCTACCCGCGAAGCAGTATTGCGTACCTGTGCCGCAACGAATCCGGCGGCAGCAGCCGAGCTGTCAGCCCGTGATCGGAATATTGCTCAGTTGCGAACTATCGAAGCGGCGATTACCTTCATGATCCGTGAAGCAGGCGCTCGCTTCAATGCCGATCAGGTTAGTGCAGCCTTCCGCATTCCGGCACCACTCCCTACCAATCCAGAGCCACGTTACGAGCTGCCCCTGATCGCGTTGGCAATACTCTTCGGTGCAGCGCTCGGTTTGGGTGGTATTACCCTCGACCGCAGTGCCGGAGTATTACCTAAGTTGCAAGAGCTGTGGCAATATCGCGAGCTAATCCGTAATCTGATCCTGCGCGATTTACGCGCACGTTACAAAGGGAGTACGTTGGGCTACCTCTGGACTCAAATTGCGCCGTTGGGTATGATGATGGTCTACGTCATTGTATTTAGTTTTCTCTTACCCAACGGATTGGCGATGTTCCCGGTGTTCGTCATTGTCGGTTTACTACCCTGGAATTACACCGCCGAAGCCGTTCTGAATGGTACACGGAGTATCATCGACAACGCAGCCCTGGTTAAAAAAGTCTACTTCCCTCGCGAAGTGTTGCCGCTGGTGGCGGTCGGTTCAAGTTTACTCAACTTTATCCTTTCACTTCCGATGATGATGTTGGTCATCATAGTCGTTCAGCTCACCACTCTTGGTCGGCTTAACCTAAGCTGGAGCATCGTTTACTTGCCGGTGATCATGGTTCTCCAAACCATTTTTCTAACCGGATTAGCCTTGCTGCTCGGCGCTGGCGCCGTCTTCTTCCGTGACGTAGTGCATCTCATTGGCATTGTTATCAATATCTGGTTCTTCCTAACACCTATCATCTATCCGCTCAGTACCATCAGCGAAGGACTGGCAGCGCGTGTGATCCGCTGGATCAATCCGCTGGCATCGATTATCGAGTTCTATCGCGAAATCATCTACGGCAATCCGGTGCCGGTGGGATTCATCCCAACACCGGGCATCCCCGCACTCAGCGCAATGCTGCGTGTAGGTGTCACCGGTTTAATTGTATTAGCCATCGGGTATTGGGTCTTCCAGCGCACCAGTCGCCACTTTGGGGAAGAACTATGAGTGTTGTGATCGAGTTTGATAACGTCTCCCGGCAATTCGTCCGTCGCCAAAATGCCGCGACGATCCAAGAACGCTTTGTCGGCTTACTCCGTGGTATGCCACCGGCTGAATCCTTCTGGGCCGTGCGTGATGTTAGCTTCGCGGTCGAAGAAGGACAGAGTATCGGTCTCGTCGGTCATAACGGCGCCGGTAAAAGTACGATTCTCAAACTGATCACTCGCATCCTCGAACCAACCAGCGGTCGTGTATCAACCAGAGGCCGAATCGCTGCCCTGCTTGAGTTAGGTAGTGGATTCCATCCCGAACTCAGCGGGCGGGAAAATGTCTTTTTGTACGGTTCGCTGATGGGCTTTAGCCGTAAAGAGATGATCCGCAAACTGCCTGAGATTATTGAATTTTCAGAGATCGGCCCCTTCCTTGATACCGAAGTGAAGCACTATTCCTCCGGAATGTACACCCGACTGGCGTTCGCGGTTGCTACAGCAGTTGATCCTGACATCTTGATCACCGATGAAGTCTTAGCCGTTGGTGATGAATCGTTCCAACGCAAATGCATTGATCGTATCTACAACTTCCGCCGTGCCGGGAAGACTATTGTCTTTGTGTCGCATGCCCTCGATGTTGTCCGTTCGCTCTGTGATGTGGCGGTATGGCTCGACCATGGTGAAATGAAGGCCTATGGCCCGGCCAACGAGGTGGTTGATGCGTATCTGGCCGATGTAAACGAAAAAGAGCGGCAAGCACGTGAACAAACGACCCATGACGCTGATAATGAATGGCGAGAACGTATGCGACGAGGGACACGCGAAGTTGAGATTACCCATGTCCAACTACTTGATCAGCATGGCAATGAGCGAACCACCTTCCGCACCCACGAACCATTGACGATCCGCATTCACTATTTTGCGCACGAACGGATTGAGCGTCCGGTCTTTGGGGTAGGAATTAATCACGAGAGTGGGCCGTGGCTAACCGGGCCGAACACCGGTTTTGATAAGTACCACATTCCAGTTGTCGAAGGCCCTGGTATCGTTGATTACCACATTCCACGATTACCATTCCTGGGTGGACGCTATCTGGTCAGTGCGTCAGCGACTGATTGGACACAACTGCACGAATTTGACGTTCACGACCGGATGTACCCGTTGATCATTCACAGCCATGGCTTGAGTCAACGGTATGGCATGGTCTTCATCGAAGGCGCCTGGAGCTGGCACGGATGAGTTCAATCCTTATTATCAGCCACGATGTGATTGGCCAGCGAATGGCCGGCCCCGGTATTCGGATGTGGGAACTGGCGCGTGTCCTTGCCCGGCATCTACCGGTTACTCTCATCGCGCCAAAACCAATCGATTTGCTGCCACCAGTAAATCTCAACATCGGTCATTATACCTGGGGCGACGCGGCCAGTCTTGCACCTTATCTCGGTGTAGCAACGAATATTTTCGCTAACGGCTATGTAGCCAGTGCGCATCCTGAACTCCTTACGCATCCAGGTAAACTGATTATCGATCTCTACGATCCGGTCGCCCTTGAAAATCTGGAGCTATTTCGCAATCATCCATTGGCCGAGCGCCAAGAGCAGGCTAAACGCGATAGCGATTTGCTACGTGCACTGCTGACGCGGGGCGATCATTTCGTATGCGCCACCGATCGTCAGCGCGATCTTTACATTGGCGGCTTACTAACCCTCGGCCGCATTACGCCAGCAATCATCGACCACGACCCACTTCTCCATCGACTGATCGCTGTTGTTCCCTTCGGCGTCAGCGATGATCCGCCGCAGGCAAGTGGGCAACCGGCCATCTGTGGTGTTCTGGACGATCTGAGTACCGAACACGCCATCATCTTATGGAGTGGCGGTCTGTGGGATTGGATGGATCCACTAACCCTGGTACGGGCCATGCCACAAGTGCTGGCCCATGTTCCTCATGCGCGGCTTGTATTTTTGGCCGGACGGCATCCCGGACAGGTGCCCGAGATGGCGACTGCGCAGCAAACACGCCAACTGGCCGCCGATCTGGGTTTCCTCGGCTGCGGTGTTCATTTCTACGATGAATGGATCCCGTATCAACGGCGTGCGGACTTCTTGCTTGAAGCCAGAATTATGGTATCATTGCACCGATCACACTTAGAGACACGCTACGCTGCCGTGCGTTCGCGTATCCTCGACCATTTTTGGGTTGGCCGACCTAGTGTGGTTAGCGCCGATGATGCCGCTGCCGATCTCATCAAGGAACATCAGGCTGGAGAAGTCGTTCCAATTGGTGACAGCCAGGCTGTTGCTGCTGCACTGATTCATTTATTAACAGATTATCAACACTGGAAACACCGGAGTGCTAATGCCGCAGCTCTTGGGAAGCGCCTGCGTTGGTCGGGAGTGGCAGCACCGATTCTACCTATGCTGAGAAATCGAGAAATAGGGGATAGTAAATCAGAGAAATGGCAAAAGACGATGGAAGACCAATTACAAACCATTATACGTGAACGCAATTCTTTAATACACGATCTTGAAGCACATTGGAATATTGCTACTCACTTACCTCAACCCTTCTCTTTTATAGGTCGTCTGAAACAATGGTTACAATACCGATTAACCGGTTCACTTACCACTCATCTCAACCAGATAGCTAATCAGCAGCGATCCTTCAACGCAACCGTTGTTAATTTAGCGTATCGACTGTCTAGTGCTTCTGATGAGCAGATTCGACGTACCGATGAGCGGTTTCACTCCCTCCGTAATGAAATGCTCTTGTTTCAGCAGCAGGCTGCTGCACATTTAGCCTCGTTGACCCAGCAGCTCACCGAGTTGAAACCGTTACTAGAGGTAACAAGACAAGAGCAGATTGCA comes from Chloroflexus sp. Y-396-1 and encodes:
- a CDS encoding glycosyltransferase gives rise to the protein MSSILIISHDVIGQRMAGPGIRMWELARVLARHLPVTLIAPKPIDLLPPVNLNIGHYTWGDAASLAPYLGVATNIFANGYVASAHPELLTHPGKLIIDLYDPVALENLELFRNHPLAERQEQAKRDSDLLRALLTRGDHFVCATDRQRDLYIGGLLTLGRITPAIIDHDPLLHRLIAVVPFGVSDDPPQASGQPAICGVLDDLSTEHAIILWSGGLWDWMDPLTLVRAMPQVLAHVPHARLVFLAGRHPGQVPEMATAQQTRQLAADLGFLGCGVHFYDEWIPYQRRADFLLEARIMVSLHRSHLETRYAAVRSRILDHFWVGRPSVVSADDAAADLIKEHQAGEVVPIGDSQAVAAALIHLLTDYQHWKHRSANAAALGKRLRWSGVAAPILPMLRNREIGDSKSEKWQKTMEDQLQTIIRERNSLIHDLEAHWNIATHLPQPFSFIGRLKQWLQYRLTGSLTTHLNQIANQQRSFNATVVNLAYRLSSASDEQIRRTDERFHSLRNEMLLFQQQAAAHLASLTQQLTELKPLLEVTRQEQIALRTEVQALRTEVQALRTEVQALRTEVQALRTEVQIAYDTLPPLHQHIIDLESRLLDVDEALSEVAYRLSDSSTTKPT
- a CDS encoding MGMT family protein; translated protein: MTHESPYTAIYAVVKQIPAGRVCTYGRIAALAGFPGQARMVGYALHALLGHHDVPWWRVINRVGRISNVYAADEQRARLQAEGVVVNDEYLVDLKRFLWTGDE
- a CDS encoding polysaccharide deacetylase family protein, with amino-acid sequence MVSRQFALGAIIISFIVGAVGVFLFISQRLDRCAAPPFVDPNLLPNANFALAGDIAGLPAGWGRGAGGVELRGPSVDGQGFDLDGDGRSLQLIGIANYALTPPIGVQPGVVYCFTVATLTDSLLRSPTRARLVFEWYDEQGTVSERVVTPWQPVALWTPERPPSAWTTVGGHARAPQTARALRVRIEPASDDRIYLDMPRLQSGGQTLPQAQVPDPPPPLTIAPWPAGYRAAVAFTFDWETAMGGLIHSRSVDDPRADEDPIKRGMRMRTGVETSMAIFARYNVRATYYATGYNFLMGNREQRRFMNDPIFSWASAANGWRSDRWTTRPWFSDDPYGTIATDPAWYFGDQIEPLLAAGHEIQSHTFSHLYGGYADAATWRADIEAWNTVAAERGVRPAQSLAFPWSSSAGMSDANWDVIEQAGIRSVTRLSDYGPYNLFPTDQQGLIRDPHCRWLPGREGRIIACPDFYLTPARAELAIAQIERTVTAGGMIDIWAHTEEVTGVAQQAAWENVVSYVVGRGDIWIAPLSEIAGWQIARMTLDITELPGPTASPERGERVARRYQLQNLSSYPLIGLMIDVPLGTADVAINHEIVPREQWQVRGWLRIDLAAGQSIEVTLWPTRSSSR
- a CDS encoding ABC transporter ATP-binding protein; amino-acid sequence: MSVVIEFDNVSRQFVRRQNAATIQERFVGLLRGMPPAESFWAVRDVSFAVEEGQSIGLVGHNGAGKSTILKLITRILEPTSGRVSTRGRIAALLELGSGFHPELSGRENVFLYGSLMGFSRKEMIRKLPEIIEFSEIGPFLDTEVKHYSSGMYTRLAFAVATAVDPDILITDEVLAVGDESFQRKCIDRIYNFRRAGKTIVFVSHALDVVRSLCDVAVWLDHGEMKAYGPANEVVDAYLADVNEKERQAREQTTHDADNEWRERMRRGTREVEITHVQLLDQHGNERTTFRTHEPLTIRIHYFAHERIERPVFGVGINHESGPWLTGPNTGFDKYHIPVVEGPGIVDYHIPRLPFLGGRYLVSASATDWTQLHEFDVHDRMYPLIIHSHGLSQRYGMVFIEGAWSWHG
- a CDS encoding ABC transporter permease, with the translated sequence MANTIKQSLNQTTIWHAIGNILTAQRGALRLYQWLWLVLCIVGTVSVALPSILTRPIVYYAHAEVRFDLTRYGPIYQPVAPNLTGMDIAMTDAKEALRLATLAKADVRFGLPNFRVEYLLQAPGQVIVRGIADNAAEAQRLADDGAAELVRQIRAAGGREILRNMLGWQLWQALNGETPATDDRFAWLLRDILRLEALPLSRPIEPFSTTRSLTDLSSEEISDVTRALESRYDLWRFAINTRNATLDALCASAGLNDTATREAVLRTCAATNPAAAAELSARDRNIAQLRTIEAAITFMIREAGARFNADQVSAAFRIPAPLPTNPEPRYELPLIALAILFGAALGLGGITLDRSAGVLPKLQELWQYRELIRNLILRDLRARYKGSTLGYLWTQIAPLGMMMVYVIVFSFLLPNGLAMFPVFVIVGLLPWNYTAEAVLNGTRSIIDNAALVKKVYFPREVLPLVAVGSSLLNFILSLPMMMLVIIVVQLTTLGRLNLSWSIVYLPVIMVLQTIFLTGLALLLGAGAVFFRDVVHLIGIVINIWFFLTPIIYPLSTISEGLAARVIRWINPLASIIEFYREIIYGNPVPVGFIPTPGIPALSAMLRVGVTGLIVLAIGYWVFQRTSRHFGEEL
- a CDS encoding alpha/beta fold hydrolase, whose amino-acid sequence is MQATTAITLSEQYVSVAGFRLRVLTAGQGPAVLLLHGFVVSADDWIPTIQTLAAAGFQAIAPDALGFGDSDKPGGAAYTLRRYADLNAGLLQSFGVERAMVVGHSMGGKHALATTILHPQRVERLVIADCEGFMQLPLFMRKGGALPFLGEALVSLAALPFVVRMQLRAAFANPDRYITPELIARGTATLGNPEIRRTMVSLSRHYDANDLRGSGLWSRLADITQPTLIIWGAEDRLFPVRCAYEAKRMLPHARLEIIPDCGHFPMIEAADQFHRLLLEFLH